The proteins below are encoded in one region of Borrelia hispanica CRI:
- a CDS encoding MGH1-like glycoside hydrolase domain-containing protein — protein MNKNVFPKIYYYDQDFIDIYNKSLSWIRDKIIFSQSLEKGKKDKNYYSENFEFIDQLQACLSSFFLVYSNGEYSPTSTIDKFYELQESSGAIRSRYDHNNNVIHLEGNDDGIGLPIFAWVEYNLYHKTGNKKRICDVLPVLDKYYKWIEKKFLKSNGLYSIDMNKIFYKNSPRKNVHYPIDFNSFQVHSAYCIAKLADILNDKNLSLEYKKRFFSLKAKINSLMWDEVDGFYYDLDVNEKIIKLKTIVGFLPLLSEIPSEDRIERMVLYLKSHEHFGTPNPFPTLSANDPNFNLDGNGYYGSVYTYMNFFVIKGLEYCRRANIAREFTIRHLYYILDTLLPDGKIKGHVWEAYKPMKEGPAYLDVAKKTLPEKDVICYLALFSISLMIENIIGLTISLPDKTVYWNIPALEIMGIESLSLKKNQTTIICNKGKRGWEIKMESEKLYYFTINILNKKEKTLPIPSGRCSMLLDKL, from the coding sequence TTGAATAAGAATGTGTTTCCCAAAATTTATTATTATGATCAGGATTTTATTGATATTTATAATAAGAGTCTCTCTTGGATTCGAGATAAAATTATTTTTTCCCAATCTTTAGAGAAAGGTAAAAAGGATAAGAATTATTATTCTGAAAATTTTGAATTTATAGATCAATTGCAAGCTTGTCTTTCAAGCTTTTTTCTTGTTTACAGTAATGGAGAGTATTCTCCCACATCTACTATTGATAAATTTTATGAACTTCAAGAATCATCTGGTGCAATTAGATCACGTTATGATCATAATAATAATGTTATTCACTTAGAAGGAAATGATGATGGTATTGGGTTACCAATTTTTGCTTGGGTTGAATATAATTTGTATCATAAAACAGGCAATAAAAAGCGTATTTGTGATGTTTTACCAGTTCTTGATAAGTATTATAAGTGGATAGAAAAAAAGTTTTTAAAATCAAATGGTCTTTATTCGATTGATATGAATAAAATTTTTTATAAAAATTCTCCTAGAAAAAATGTCCATTATCCTATAGATTTTAATTCGTTTCAGGTGCATAGTGCATATTGTATTGCCAAGTTAGCGGATATATTAAATGATAAAAATTTATCCTTAGAATATAAGAAAAGATTTTTTTCTCTTAAGGCTAAGATCAATTCGTTGATGTGGGATGAAGTGGATGGTTTTTATTATGATCTTGATGTTAATGAAAAGATTATTAAACTTAAGACTATAGTGGGATTTTTACCTCTTTTATCTGAAATTCCAAGTGAAGATAGAATTGAAAGAATGGTTTTATATTTAAAGAGTCATGAACACTTTGGCACACCAAATCCTTTTCCTACTCTTTCAGCTAATGATCCTAATTTTAATTTGGATGGAAATGGATATTATGGTTCTGTTTATACCTATATGAATTTTTTTGTCATTAAGGGCCTTGAATATTGTAGACGTGCAAATATAGCAAGAGAATTTACCATAAGACATTTGTATTATATTTTAGATACTTTGTTGCCAGATGGTAAAATTAAAGGACATGTTTGGGAGGCTTATAAACCAATGAAAGAGGGCCCAGCATATTTGGATGTTGCAAAGAAAACTCTTCCAGAAAAAGATGTTATTTGTTATCTTGCACTCTTTAGCATTAGTCTTATGATAGAGAATATCATTGGACTTACAATTAGTTTACCAGATAAGACGGTTTATTGGAATATTCCTGCCCTTGAGATTATGGGAATAGAGAGTTTATCACTTAAGAAAAATCAAACCACAATTATATGTAATAAGGGAAAGAGAGGGTGGGAGATTAAGATGGAATCTGAAAAGCTTTACTACTTTACAATAAACATATTAAACAAAAAAGAAAAGACCTTGCCTATACCTTCAGGTAGATGTTCTATGCTTTTAGATAAGCTTTAA
- the mgtE gene encoding magnesium transporter, whose product MIDVVFLKTLLKEKKYSDIKEELLKYDAFDISEALKKVNGSDLILIYRFLPKKVAVEAFSNFDQVTKNKLANSFTNKEIREMVDELNLDDVIDLLEEVPANVVQRFLASSTEENREIINKFLSYSDDSAGSIVTIEYIELKEYFHVREALDYIRKVAKTKEDIYTYYITDEEKRLKGVVKIEDLMLSSDDVVISTIMKNSGFYIVKVGDGKEDVALLFQNHDISSVPVVDNEGRMIGVIIIDDILEVIQNLNTEDFQIMAAVTPLGKSYLDTSIFDMTKNRIIWLLVLMISSTLTATIITNYQNLVLSLVILTSFIPLLMDTSGNAGSQASALIIRELALGTLKVRDFFKVLFKEICVSILVGLILASVNFLRIVFFVIPAHDEKFKIAFVVSACLMIGLMVAKILGGLLPIMAKLVKIDPALMAGPLITTIADVVTLIAYFNIAKLVLSNYF is encoded by the coding sequence ATGATAGATGTTGTATTTTTAAAAACCTTGCTTAAAGAAAAAAAATATTCTGATATAAAGGAAGAGCTTTTAAAATACGATGCTTTTGATATTAGTGAAGCTTTAAAGAAGGTTAATGGTTCTGATTTGATTTTGATTTATAGGTTTCTTCCCAAAAAGGTTGCTGTTGAAGCATTTTCTAATTTTGATCAAGTTACAAAAAATAAATTGGCCAATTCTTTTACAAATAAAGAAATAAGAGAGATGGTAGATGAGTTAAATCTTGATGATGTTATTGATCTCTTAGAAGAAGTTCCTGCAAATGTTGTGCAAAGGTTTTTAGCAAGTTCTACTGAAGAGAATAGGGAGATAATTAATAAATTTTTGTCTTACAGTGATGATTCTGCTGGTTCAATTGTAACAATAGAGTATATTGAACTTAAAGAGTATTTTCATGTCAGAGAAGCTCTTGATTATATTAGAAAGGTTGCAAAGACCAAAGAAGATATTTATACCTACTATATTACAGATGAAGAGAAACGATTAAAAGGTGTTGTTAAGATTGAAGATTTAATGTTGTCTAGTGATGATGTTGTTATTTCTACTATAATGAAAAATAGTGGATTTTATATTGTAAAAGTTGGAGATGGAAAAGAAGATGTTGCTCTTCTTTTCCAAAATCATGATATTTCGAGTGTACCTGTTGTTGATAATGAGGGGCGGATGATAGGAGTCATTATTATTGATGATATCCTTGAAGTAATTCAGAATCTAAATACCGAAGATTTTCAGATAATGGCCGCAGTTACACCTTTGGGTAAATCTTATCTTGATACTTCTATTTTTGATATGACAAAAAATAGAATAATTTGGCTTTTGGTTCTTATGATATCTTCTACTTTAACGGCCACTATAATTACTAATTATCAAAATTTAGTTTTATCTTTAGTTATTCTAACCAGTTTTATTCCACTCTTAATGGATACTTCTGGTAATGCTGGTTCTCAGGCATCTGCATTAATTATTCGTGAACTTGCTCTTGGAACTCTTAAGGTAAGGGATTTTTTTAAAGTGTTATTTAAGGAAATATGTGTAAGTATTTTAGTTGGTTTAATTTTAGCTAGTGTTAATTTTTTACGAATTGTATTTTTTGTAATTCCTGCACATGATGAAAAATTTAAAATAGCGTTTGTTGTTTCTGCATGTTTGATGATAGGGTTGATGGTAGCAAAAATATTGGGAGGTCTTTTGCCTATTATGGCTAAGCTTGTAAAGATAGATCCGGCTTTGATGGCTGGACCTTTAATTACGACTATTGCTGATGTTGTGACTTTAATTGCTTATTTTAATATAGCAAAATTAGTGTTGTCAAATTATTTTTAA
- a CDS encoding HIT family protein gives MSDCIFCKIVKNEMSCYKVYEDNLILAFLDINPLNIGHTLVIPKQHSNDILDVSDELDGQILGVCKKIALSLKKLDFNICQGVNIYSAIGSEAGQVIFHTHFHVIPRFQGDNLGFKRNSSIELSGDEYLDLSIKISKNI, from the coding sequence TTGAGTGATTGTATTTTTTGTAAAATAGTTAAAAATGAAATGTCATGTTATAAGGTTTATGAGGATAATTTAATACTTGCTTTCCTTGATATTAATCCTTTAAATATTGGACATACTCTTGTTATTCCCAAACAACATAGTAATGATATTTTAGATGTGAGTGATGAACTTGATGGACAAATATTGGGAGTGTGTAAAAAAATAGCTTTATCTTTAAAAAAATTAGACTTTAATATTTGTCAGGGAGTTAATATTTATAGTGCGATTGGTTCTGAGGCAGGACAAGTTATCTTTCACACTCATTTTCATGTCATTCCACGATTTCAAGGTGATAATTTAGGTTTTAAGAGAAATAGTAGTATTGAACTCTCAGGAGATGAATATTTAGACTTATCTATAAAAATAAGTAAAAATATTTGA
- a CDS encoding S-ribosylhomocysteine lyase gives MNKISSFTIDHTKLQPGIYISRKDTFENLTLTTVDIRMKTPNKEPVINNAEMHTIEHIGATLLRNNKVWGDKIIYFGPMGCRTGFYLILLGNYESKDLIDLISWLFNEITNFQGNVIGATEKECGNYQDHNLNMAKYESNKYLETLENIKKENLIYP, from the coding sequence ATGAATAAAATATCAAGTTTTACAATTGACCACACAAAATTACAACCTGGCATATATATTTCAAGAAAAGATACATTTGAAAATTTAACACTAACTACTGTAGATATTAGAATGAAGACCCCCAACAAAGAACCTGTAATTAACAATGCAGAAATGCATACAATTGAACATATAGGAGCAACGCTACTTAGAAACAATAAAGTTTGGGGAGATAAAATAATATATTTTGGACCAATGGGTTGCAGAACAGGTTTTTATCTAATACTTCTTGGTAATTATGAAAGCAAGGATCTAATTGACTTAATATCTTGGCTTTTTAATGAAATCACCAATTTTCAAGGAAATGTTATAGGTGCAACTGAAAAAGAATGTGGTAATTACCAAGATCATAATCTAAATATGGCAAAATATGAATCTAATAAGTATTTAGAAACACTAGAAAATATAAAAAAGGAAAACCTAATTTACCCTTAA
- the metK gene encoding methionine adenosyltransferase — MNNNNLTATSESVSEGHPDKIADQISDAILDEILKKDKMAKVACETLVSQNLIVIAGEINSKAKKDIDIKEIAKQTIKNIGYTNIEYGLDYKSATIIDVIGFQSIDITNAVEKKDTKDIGAGDQGIIFGYACNETENFLPIAYELSNLILKEASKLRKSGEIKWLRPDAKSQVTIEYDSYKNPIKVSNIVLSHQHDPDIPYDFLKQTIIEKIIKPVLNSRSMFDNNIEYYINPSGNFVIGGPTGDTGLTGRKIIADSYGGFARHGGGAYSGKDATKVDRSAAYMARYISKNMVAAGISREFEMQIAYAIGIPKPISIKITTGINDNEYEKKILNFIINNFDLTPNGIIKKLKLREPIYSQTCTYGHFGKNELEWEKLDFVDTIKKEFQI, encoded by the coding sequence ATGAACAACAATAATTTAACAGCAACATCTGAGTCCGTATCTGAAGGACATCCCGATAAAATTGCGGATCAAATTTCTGATGCCATACTTGATGAAATACTTAAAAAAGACAAAATGGCAAAAGTAGCATGTGAAACTTTAGTATCACAAAATTTAATAGTAATAGCAGGAGAAATAAATAGTAAAGCAAAAAAAGATATAGATATCAAAGAAATTGCAAAACAAACAATAAAAAATATTGGATACACAAATATAGAATATGGACTTGATTACAAATCGGCAACAATAATTGATGTTATTGGTTTTCAATCAATCGACATTACAAATGCAGTTGAAAAAAAAGATACAAAAGATATAGGAGCAGGGGATCAAGGAATAATTTTTGGTTATGCATGCAATGAGACTGAAAATTTCTTACCCATAGCATACGAATTATCTAATTTAATTTTAAAAGAAGCTAGTAAACTTAGAAAATCAGGTGAAATTAAGTGGTTGCGTCCTGATGCTAAATCCCAAGTAACCATTGAATATGATTCTTATAAAAATCCAATTAAAGTCAGCAATATTGTCCTGTCCCATCAACATGATCCTGATATCCCTTATGACTTTTTAAAACAAACAATTATCGAAAAAATTATAAAACCCGTTTTAAATAGCAGATCAATGTTCGACAATAATATAGAATATTATATTAACCCTTCGGGCAATTTCGTCATAGGTGGACCTACTGGTGATACCGGCCTTACAGGAAGAAAAATTATTGCTGACAGCTATGGAGGATTTGCAAGACATGGTGGTGGCGCTTATAGTGGCAAAGATGCTACCAAAGTTGACAGATCAGCAGCTTATATGGCAAGATACATTTCTAAAAATATGGTAGCAGCAGGTATTTCTCGAGAATTTGAAATGCAAATTGCTTATGCTATTGGCATTCCCAAACCAATATCTATTAAAATAACCACAGGAATTAATGATAATGAATATGAAAAAAAAATATTGAATTTTATAATAAATAACTTTGATCTAACTCCTAATGGAATAATTAAAAAATTAAAATTAAGAGAACCTATATATTCTCAAACATGTACATACGGACATTTTGGAAAAAACGAATTAGAATGGGAAAAATTAGATTTCGTAGACACAATAAAAAAGGAGTTTCAAATATGA
- a CDS encoding 5'-methylthioadenosine/adenosylhomocysteine nucleosidase — MILITSAMDEEAREIHQIIENKEEIKVDNYLGEKKIYKGEIEGHKIISLTTGIGKVNAAMWNSYIIAKYKITHIINSGTAGGLQESSNIKISDIIISSQTAFHDFNLTQFDHQIGQVPGFPQKFESDKTLLNKVVSIIKDKFQNINVHIGLILTGDQFIEDEKQIEKIKNDFKDALAVEMESAAIAQVAYTFNIPFIVTRSISDFPNNKNNHIDFNKFLQDASKNSAKMVRELIKSI, encoded by the coding sequence ATGATTTTAATAACATCTGCAATGGACGAAGAAGCAAGAGAAATACATCAAATTATTGAAAATAAAGAAGAAATCAAAGTAGACAATTACCTAGGTGAAAAAAAAATTTATAAAGGAGAAATTGAGGGACATAAGATCATATCTTTAACTACTGGTATTGGAAAAGTAAATGCAGCCATGTGGAATAGTTATATTATAGCAAAATATAAAATTACCCATATAATCAACTCAGGAACTGCTGGAGGACTTCAAGAATCTTCAAACATTAAAATATCAGACATCATCATATCATCACAAACAGCATTTCATGATTTCAACTTAACGCAATTTGATCATCAAATAGGACAAGTACCAGGATTTCCACAAAAATTCGAATCAGATAAAACTCTACTAAACAAAGTCGTTAGTATTATCAAAGACAAATTCCAAAATATTAATGTTCATATTGGCCTAATACTTACAGGTGATCAATTTATTGAAGATGAAAAACAGATAGAAAAAATTAAAAATGACTTTAAAGATGCTTTGGCTGTAGAAATGGAAAGTGCAGCAATTGCCCAAGTAGCATACACATTCAATATACCGTTTATAGTCACTCGTTCAATATCTGACTTTCCAAATAACAAAAATAACCACATAGATTTTAATAAATTTTTACAAGATGCATCAAAAAATTCAGCTAAAATGGTAAGGGAACTAATTAAGTCTATATAA
- a CDS encoding HD-GYP domain-containing protein, with translation MQSFDNLAKEIKNFSYVIEKDFLIWPKDSLLQPINTELIEKWGLKNAIQIERNFFNEALIRETKKYIKINEEYDKESIANYHILISNLEEVYETCKKNKKIYYQDVIPIVKKVMEFYKKNQQTFIKYIKIPKLLSDYHVVHSINTSILTVALGNEMNLNNHKTVELCTTALLHKIGFLFIPLSISEKKEKLTDKEFEVIKKYPVLGHKIISTTNFSRSICLAILTHKENLDGSGYPNKLKSEQINIEANIIGAASAYSAILLDKIYKGASSSGASLIELIQDADKKFDKRVLKLIIKVLSQCPLDFIVELNDNSIAKIIKINEININVPYIKYIIKDGKIIPPNDNQSYIKSIPKTETGIKKILRQDEINLILKKYGLQEI, from the coding sequence ATGCAAAGCTTTGATAATTTAGCAAAAGAAATCAAAAATTTTTCATATGTGATAGAAAAAGATTTTTTAATATGGCCCAAAGATTCACTATTGCAACCTATAAACACCGAGCTCATTGAAAAATGGGGGCTTAAAAACGCAATACAAATAGAAAGAAATTTCTTTAATGAAGCATTAATACGAGAAACAAAAAAATATATTAAAATTAATGAAGAGTATGATAAAGAATCTATTGCAAATTATCACATACTAATAAGCAATTTAGAAGAAGTATACGAAACCTGCAAAAAAAATAAAAAAATTTATTACCAAGATGTCATTCCCATTGTAAAAAAAGTCATGGAATTTTATAAAAAAAACCAACAAACATTTATAAAATACATAAAAATACCTAAACTCCTATCTGATTATCACGTTGTTCACTCAATAAATACTTCAATATTGACTGTGGCTCTTGGCAATGAAATGAATCTAAATAATCATAAAACTGTTGAACTTTGCACAACAGCTCTTCTTCATAAAATAGGTTTTTTATTTATACCTTTAAGTATAAGTGAAAAGAAAGAAAAATTAACTGACAAAGAATTTGAAGTAATCAAAAAATATCCTGTACTTGGACACAAAATAATATCAACCACTAATTTTTCACGATCTATTTGTCTAGCAATACTTACACATAAAGAAAACTTAGATGGATCAGGATACCCCAACAAACTTAAAAGTGAACAAATTAACATTGAGGCTAATATAATAGGTGCTGCTAGCGCATATAGTGCAATTCTTTTAGATAAGATATATAAAGGAGCCTCAAGTTCGGGAGCATCTCTTATCGAATTAATACAAGATGCTGATAAAAAATTTGACAAAAGAGTTTTAAAACTAATAATTAAAGTTCTATCTCAATGTCCCCTAGACTTTATAGTTGAACTTAATGACAATTCAATTGCTAAAATAATAAAAATCAACGAAATCAATATTAATGTTCCGTATATAAAGTACATAATAAAAGATGGCAAAATTATACCTCCTAATGACAATCAAAGTTACATTAAATCCATACCCAAAACAGAAACAGGCATAAAAAAAATACTAAGACAAGATGAGATAAACCTTATTTTAAAAAAGTATGGTTTACAAGAAATATAA
- the gltX gene encoding glutamate--tRNA ligase, giving the protein MIFQKRTFFIERGCVLNIRVRYAPSPTGLQHIGGIRTALFNYFFAKSFNGKFLLRIEDTDQTRYYKEAEEDLYQSLAWLGIDFDEGPTCGGSYAPYIQSQRTEIYQKYARELIELGNAYYCYCSPDRLERIRKIQTINKMAPGYDRHCRNLSKDEIKDALSLGISPVVRFKIPFDGETSFNDILLGKITWANKDISPDPVILKSDGFPTYHLANVVDDHLMEISHVLRAQEWISSGPLHVLLYNAFGWNPPIYCHLPMVMGSDGQKLSKRHGATALKQFIDDGYLPEAIINYVTLLGWSYDGKSEFFTKNELQKLFSIDKISKSPAVFDYNKLDFFNSHYIRTKEDHELVELLFPFLQKAGYIKKDSNSCDKEKLLLLIPLIKPRIRKLGDAVGMLRFFYTNIETWNLDEFLGKKKTVSDIYSLLEKIKPVLEGFETRILSENEQIFYNFARENNLKIGEVLLPIRIAVLGSKVSPPLFDSLQLLGKVKVFDRINKAQDFLKKYEL; this is encoded by the coding sequence ATGATATTTCAAAAAAGGACATTTTTTATTGAAAGAGGTTGTGTTTTGAATATAAGAGTTAGATATGCTCCTTCTCCAACTGGTTTGCAACATATTGGAGGAATTAGGACAGCTTTATTTAATTATTTTTTTGCCAAATCCTTTAATGGGAAATTTTTACTTAGAATTGAAGATACAGATCAGACTAGATATTATAAGGAAGCAGAAGAAGATTTGTATCAAAGTTTAGCATGGCTTGGTATTGATTTTGATGAAGGGCCTACTTGTGGAGGTTCTTATGCTCCTTATATTCAATCGCAAAGAACAGAGATATATCAAAAATATGCTAGAGAGTTGATTGAATTGGGAAATGCTTATTATTGTTATTGTTCACCTGATAGATTAGAGAGAATTAGAAAGATTCAAACTATTAACAAGATGGCACCAGGTTATGATAGACATTGCAGGAACTTGAGCAAAGATGAAATTAAAGATGCTTTAAGTTTAGGAATTAGTCCTGTTGTTAGATTTAAAATTCCTTTTGATGGTGAGACTTCTTTTAATGATATTTTGCTTGGCAAAATTACATGGGCCAATAAGGATATTAGTCCTGATCCTGTAATTTTAAAATCTGATGGATTCCCAACATATCATCTTGCAAATGTTGTTGATGATCATTTAATGGAGATTTCACATGTATTGAGAGCCCAGGAATGGATTTCTTCAGGACCTTTGCATGTGCTTCTTTATAATGCTTTTGGATGGAATCCTCCTATTTATTGTCATCTTCCAATGGTGATGGGAAGTGATGGACAAAAATTAAGTAAGAGGCACGGTGCTACAGCTTTAAAACAATTTATTGATGATGGATATCTTCCTGAGGCTATTATTAATTATGTTACTTTGCTTGGTTGGTCTTATGATGGTAAGAGTGAGTTTTTTACGAAAAATGAACTTCAAAAATTGTTTTCCATTGATAAAATCAGTAAATCACCAGCTGTTTTTGATTATAACAAATTAGATTTTTTTAATAGTCATTACATTAGGACAAAAGAAGATCATGAATTGGTCGAACTCTTATTTCCTTTCTTGCAAAAGGCAGGTTATATTAAAAAGGATAGTAATTCTTGTGACAAAGAAAAATTATTACTGTTAATTCCGTTAATAAAGCCGAGGATTAGAAAACTTGGTGATGCTGTTGGCATGCTTAGGTTTTTTTATACAAATATTGAAACTTGGAATTTAGATGAATTTTTGGGGAAGAAAAAGACAGTAAGTGATATTTATTCATTGTTAGAAAAAATTAAACCAGTATTAGAAGGATTTGAAACAAGGATATTGTCCGAGAATGAACAAATTTTTTATAATTTTGCTAGGGAAAATAATCTAAAAATAGGAGAGGTTTTGCTTCCAATTAGAATCGCAGTTCTTGGAAGTAAGGTATCACCACCTCTTTTTGATTCTTTGCAATTACTTGGTAAAGTTAAGGTCTTTGATAGAATAAATAAAGCTCAGGACTTTTTAAAAAAGTATGAATTATAG
- a CDS encoding glycine--tRNA ligase, whose product MAKIEDIISLAKRRGFVFQSSEVYGGLSGVWDYGPLGVEIKKNIQEEWWKNMVYFHENVVGLDSAILMRPEVWKASGHVDSFLELLVDCKNCKNRFRTDFIDLSKGCPNCGSIGTFTTPRSFNLMFKTNIGAVEDSSSEIYLRPETAQGIFVNFRNVLDTTRLKVPFGIAQVGKAFRNEIIAKNFIFRVCEFEQMEMQFFVHPSQMDDWYCYWQQKRMNFFVETLGIKADNLRFQKHKDDELAHYAKAAVDIEYQFPFGFQEIEGIHNRGNYDLNQHAKFCGKPKLFEYHDLITGDKYIPYVIETSLGLTRSVLMTLCDAYACEELEGGDKRIVLHLHPKIAPYKVAILPLVKKDGLPELARKVFMQFSDDFYMFYDENGTIGKRYRRQDEIGTPYCVTIDYDTIENGTITLRDRDTMTQTRISIDDLYSYVKTEILNYKGV is encoded by the coding sequence ATGGCTAAAATAGAAGATATTATTTCACTTGCTAAGAGGAGAGGTTTTGTATTTCAATCCTCAGAAGTTTATGGAGGTTTGTCAGGTGTATGGGATTATGGGCCTTTAGGTGTTGAGATTAAGAAGAACATACAAGAAGAGTGGTGGAAAAATATGGTTTACTTTCATGAAAATGTTGTGGGATTAGATAGTGCTATTTTAATGAGACCTGAAGTTTGGAAAGCTTCTGGGCATGTTGATAGTTTTTTGGAATTATTAGTTGATTGTAAAAATTGTAAAAATAGATTTAGGACAGATTTTATTGATTTATCTAAGGGATGTCCTAATTGTGGTTCTATAGGAACTTTTACAACTCCTAGAAGTTTCAATTTGATGTTTAAGACTAATATTGGGGCTGTTGAGGATAGTTCTAGTGAGATTTATTTAAGACCAGAAACTGCGCAGGGTATTTTTGTTAATTTTCGTAATGTGTTGGACACTACAAGGCTTAAGGTTCCATTTGGAATAGCACAAGTTGGTAAGGCGTTTAGGAATGAGATAATAGCAAAGAATTTTATATTTAGAGTGTGTGAGTTTGAACAAATGGAAATGCAGTTTTTTGTACATCCGAGTCAGATGGATGATTGGTATTGTTATTGGCAGCAAAAACGAATGAATTTTTTTGTTGAAACTCTTGGAATAAAAGCTGATAATCTTAGATTTCAAAAACACAAAGATGATGAGCTTGCTCATTATGCAAAGGCTGCAGTTGATATTGAATATCAGTTTCCATTTGGTTTTCAAGAAATTGAGGGAATTCATAATAGAGGTAATTATGATTTAAATCAGCATGCTAAATTTTGTGGTAAACCTAAGTTGTTTGAATATCATGATTTGATAACAGGTGATAAATATATTCCTTATGTAATTGAAACTTCTCTTGGACTTACAAGAAGTGTACTAATGACTCTTTGTGATGCTTATGCTTGTGAGGAACTTGAGGGAGGGGATAAACGAATAGTTTTACATTTACATCCTAAGATTGCTCCTTATAAGGTTGCAATACTTCCTCTTGTAAAAAAAGATGGATTACCTGAACTTGCTAGAAAAGTGTTTATGCAATTTAGCGATGATTTTTATATGTTTTATGATGAGAATGGTACAATAGGTAAGCGTTATAGACGTCAAGATGAGATTGGTACACCTTATTGTGTAACAATAGATTATGATACGATTGAAAATGGGACGATAACTTTAAGAGATAGGGATACTATGACTCAAACAAGAATTTCTATTGATGATTTGTATTCATATGTTAAAACGGAAATTCTAAATTACAAGGGAGTTTAA